The Henningerozyma blattae CBS 6284 chromosome 9, complete genome DNA segment CAATTGGCTAATCCTTTTTGCATAATCCTGCTTActcttattttttcaacagTTCCAGATGGCTTACATACTCTCTAAAAGGGTTTTATTCGGTAACAACCAATGCCCAAACAACACAATTTCCTAGTATGTGTAAGTTATAgaattgtaaattatttttttttttttttttagatcGTTAAAGTTTTTATTACGGTTCCTTTACTATTTTGGGCTTTCCTaccaaaagaaaattttttgggGCAATGACTACAACTTCGAGATCTGTCAAAGGGAATGAATTGCCTGTAGGATGAAAACTTTTCTTGGATGTGCTTAAACTATTACATTCGTGTTTGAGAGTTGCTTGTGGGAAATAAAATGTCAAAAATTTTGCAATGACTTTTGTCCTAGGACATTCAATACTTTTACTAGGTTTAATTGTTcgtttataaaattattgtttatttgatgACTTTCACCTACATTACCCAAACAAAACATgattgaaaagaaaataatattagcCAAATAACCCAATTGCCATGGGATTGGAATCTAAAATAATCCTGGAACTATGTAGTTTTAAGTTTTTGCCCTTTAGGACCTTTGTTAAGTACTTTTCTTGTCATAAAACAGAATCCCTGTGTATATTGTTTCTTATTTTGtaaagtaaaaaattttaaataatttgagtATCGTAtgagaaataaaatttttttttcaatataaaatttctaaaaatatctatttacaattaattgtggcattaattatttttatgtCCCTAGAAGTTATAATATTTCAGGACTGAGTTCCCTAAAATTGGCATTAAATAGAGTGAAAGGAACATcctttttaattctaaaatttatttatttttcaaatttgaatataaataagagagaatttttaaagataagTCGataacatatatatacttgAAAAATCTTAATTTTACTTGACATATAAAcaaaacaataacaataacaataacaatcaattattcaatcactaataaataattacaaattttttataaaataaaataaacaatgTCAGAGGATAGTACTAATGGAGAAGAAATACGTTCTACTCAAGATGATTCTTTTGGTAATCCAAAAGTTGCAATGAATAcaaatgatttagaaaatgatattactCCTACTAATTCGGACTCAGGTACAGgaggaaataaaaatgaaggTAATAAGACAAAATTAAAGACAAGATTTTCTGTTGGACCTGATTCATTAAGAAATCATTTTATTGCATGTTATGGTGAATTTGTTGGTACatttatctttttattttgtgcTTATACCATTGCTAATATTGCCAATCATGATTGGCAATTAGAAAGTTATCCTGGTAGAACTACATCACATCCAAGTCAATTGATCATGATTGCTCTTGGTTTCGGGTTTTCCTTAATGTTTGCAGTATGGTGTTTTGCTGGTGTATCAGGGGCAGCTTTAAATCCTGCCGTTTCCTTGACCTTAGTTTTATCAAGAGCTATTACACCAACCAGATGCTTAGTTCATTGGATTGCTCAAATCATTGCAGGGATGGCAGCAGGTGGTGCAGTTAGTGCTATTACACCAGGTGAAGTCTTGTATGCAAATACATTAGGATTAGGGATGTCTAGAACTAGAGGTCTTTTCTTGGAAATGTTTGGTACATCATTTTTATGTTTAACTGTTATGATGACAGCTATTGAACCTACTGGTAGTAATGCTGTATGTGCCATTCCAATTGGTgttgttttatttattattcatttatcCTTGGTTGCATATACTGGGTGCGGTGTTAACCCAGCTAGATCTTTAGGGGCTGCTCTTGCCAAGAAATCTTTCCCACCATACCATTGGATCTATTGGATTGGCCCATTATTAGGTGGTCTTTTAGGTTGGTCAGTTTGGCAACTATTAGTTTGGTTAGATTACCAACTTTATGTGGAAGCTGAAAAGAGTGGTAAGTCAGTAGAAGAATTAAGAAGAGAAAAGGAagattaattctttttgcaattctttgaattcttaaacaataaaaaaaaaaaaacaaactttttcttctttttttttaattaactTTACATTCCTTTGCATTTCAATTCATTgcgtttttattttttttttttgtaatgtcattcaaataatatttattcgttattggaaatttattcttttccaaaatttaatttagtCAACATGTCATGTTAATATGACAccttaatatataatatatatacattcttttttttctataattctaaaaaaaaaattaattcaactAATTTAATTTGGTATGATTTAATTTGGCATGATTAAAATGTTTAAAAGtttatgaaattgaaatgttagtattaaaaatatatatataattatatgaGAGGAGAGTATGCTTGATAAAATGATTATGCTAATAATGGTTCTTCTTTCGATGAGGGGTCTTCGACAGGTGCGGTTTTCACAGGCACAGGTGCATTTAACGATGGGTCTTTCAAAGGGGCATCCTTTAATGAAGGTAATTGAATATcttgatttgaatttaaattattttcaatcatatctaattctttatctaattcatcttcGAAATCTACGCCTACGATActttttgataaaatatttgtaatttcatcttgatattgaatttgttCTTGTACATTATCCATTAAAGTATCAACATTagtaaattctttatttagtTTTGTTAGTATTTCGTTACCATTTTTCAAcccattaataaattgagTCTCtactaatttaaattctaaagTGGAAAccatattttccaaatttattaGTTGATCCATAGCTTGTTGTAAAAGATGTTCTTGATAATGAattcttttcaaaagaaatcgtattttcaaattttttttataattttgaggatcattttgaattaattgttttaattgaGATTTTTCGAGTTGAATGTATTGATTTGTCTTTTTAGTGTATCGATGGATTTGATCCTTCGAAGTTTTCAATTGTAAGATAGCTTTATCAGTTTCTGTGATTTTTATTctactatttttttgtcCCATTTTGTGATTGTTTGTTATGCTTTGTTTGTATGATTATAGTGAtgataattgaattttgctttttttagattttttttataaatagaTTAATACAAAGGGGAACTGGACCTTCGGGAATGAGTGAGAGAATCCGaattgcaaaaaaaaaaaaagacctTGCCCTTCTTGGCAAATTATTCCCATAAACTTTCCCAAGTGACATTTTTCCTGACAGCATTGGAAAACCCTTCAGTATATCTGACCCAAATTCTAATGTCTGAAAGTGATGTAGCTGAGGATGCAGTGGtattagtagtagtattagtagtagtattagtagtagtattagtagtagtattagtagtagtattagtagtagtatTAGTAGTTTCTGTTTGTGTAGTAGATATCTTGTTGTATTgagatttgaaaaaatcaatagtGGAAAGTTTTTGTCTTTTAGAAGATGATTGGTCTGATGTagtggtggtggtggtttCGGCaagttttcttttaattggtACAGAAGAcaattgtttttgtttaattttaatttcttcatgTTTTGCCAAGAGTTGATTGTAAATCGAAGGTCTCTTTGTAATGATTTCTCTTTTGCGAGTTTCATCTAAAATGACAAGGTCATCGATTGGTGGTTCAATAGATAAGATCAATTTGGAATCTGGACCGGAATCCTTGTATAGTTGTTTGATTTGTAGATTGTATAATTGCAAGattgatgataatttttcgAAAATGGAATTCTTCAAGGgtaaattcttcaaaccTGATAAATCTGTGCTCAACAGATTATCGATATGAGgtaataattgtaattgtaaCGAGAGTGAGTTGATAAAGGGGGATTTTAAATTGGATAAGATTGAATTGCAAATGTTGTTgttataattttgtaattctttGATACGGAAATCAGGGATATTGATCAATTgatctattttatttgataaatctgAGAAATTCAACCAAAAAACTAGAGGAACGATTGATGAGTATCGAAGCAATTCCCCATTGAATTGGAAAAGAGAATTTTGACAAAGATCATGGAAATAGAGCCAATCAGATATGAGAGCTGGTTTTTGCAAAGAAATGTCTGAATATTTCATGGTTGGATAAAGAGTATGACAACCTTGAATGATTTTTTCGAAATTACCATTCAATGAGATTGTTTTGGTCAAATTTTGGAATTGTAATTTGTAATCCAAATGtagatttttttggaaaatggAATTGACGATTTTAAACCAAGTATTATTGAAATCCTTATGAGATACAGAGGGATCTCGAGCGTTTGTGTTGGCGTTGAATTGTAGATTATTGATACAATTTCTAATATCGCCTTGAGAAGAGATGATTATATCTTTCAATGCTTGCAAGGATAAGGAAAGATGTTCCTTTTGAGCAATGAGTTGGAGTCTTTCAATGATTGCGGAATCAAGAGGTTTACGTAATGGGATGATTTCACAAAAGGGTTTCAAACGTTCCAACGAATGGGAATAGATGTTATTACAGATGGCCACGATGGGTCTTTTCaatagtttattttttttggaatttttcCTTGTCAAGGTGGCTCTTTTATCGGAATGTAAGATTTCCAAGAGTAATTTGATCAATCCTGAATCTTGAGCACCGTCGATTTCATCGGCTATCAAACAAGTTGGATTTGAGAATAAATTATCGTGGAAAAGAGAATTTGTTAggttcaatttcaattgttgAGTATTTCTTTCATTGGAGGCGTTGATTTCTACGATGGAATAGCCCAATTGTTTGGCCATGATATGGGCGATGGAAGTTTTGCCGATCCCCGGTGGGCCATGGATCAATAAGATTTTCTTTACAGGTCGATTGAGAAAATCTATT contains these protein-coding regions:
- the CTF18 gene encoding Ctf18p (similar to Saccharomyces cerevisiae CTF18 (YMR078C); ancestral locus Anc_2.492) encodes the protein MQDTTFRSADGKLISIPLKRTKNSLPSASWKNEPTYGININNLLDSINQNENQSTHSSSGPCPSPRHDQLWVEKWRPHRFIDLVGNEKFNRRLLTWLRQWSSVVFQSKDTEPSIDFLNRPVKKILLIHGPPGIGKTSIAHIMAKQLGYSIVEINASNERNTQQLKLNLTNSLFHDNLFSNPTCLIADEIDGAQDSGLIKLLLEILHSDKRATLTRKNSKKNKLLKRPIVAICNNIYSHSLERLKPFCEIIPLRKPLDSAIIERLQLIAQKEHLSLSLQALKDIIISSQGDIRNCINNLQFNANTNARDPSVSHKDFNNTWFKIVNSIFQKNLHLDYKLQFQNLTKTISLNGNFEKIIQGCHTLYPTMKYSDISLQKPALISDWLYFHDLCQNSLFQFNGELLRYSSIVPLVFWLNFSDLSNKIDQLINIPDFRIKELQNYNNNICNSILSNLKSPFINSLSLQLQLLPHIDNLLSTDLSGLKNLPLKNSIFEKLSSILQLYNLQIKQLYKDSGPDSKLILSIEPPIDDLVILDETRKREIITKRPSIYNQLLAKHEEIKIKQKQLSSVPIKRKLAETTTTTTSDQSSSKRQKLSTIDFFKSQYNKISTTQTETTNTTTNTTTNTTTNTTTNTTTNTTTNTTASSATSLSDIRIWVRYTEGFSNAVRKNVTWESLWE
- the VPS20 gene encoding ESCRT-III subunit protein VPS20 (similar to Saccharomyces cerevisiae VPS20 (YMR077C); ancestral locus Anc_2.492a), with product MGQKNSRIKITETDKAILQLKTSKDQIHRYTKKTNQYIQLEKSQLKQLIQNDPQNYKKNLKIRFLLKRIHYQEHLLQQAMDQLINLENMVSTLEFKLVETQFINGLKNGNEILTKLNKEFTNVDTLMDNVQEQIQYQDEITNILSKSIVGVDFEDELDKELDMIENNLNSNQDIQLPSLKDAPLKDPSLNAPVPVKTAPVEDPSSKEEPLLA
- the TBLA0I01090 gene encoding aquaporin family protein; the protein is MNTNDLENDITPTNSDSGTGGNKNEGNKTKLKTRFSVGPDSLRNHFIACYGEFVGTFIFLFCAYTIANIANHDWQLESYPGRTTSHPSQLIMIALGFGFSLMFAVWCFAGVSGAALNPAVSLTLVLSRAITPTRCLVHWIAQIIAGMAAGGAVSAITPGEVLYANTLGLGMSRTRGLFLEMFGTSFLCLTVMMTAIEPTGSNAVCAIPIGVVLFIIHLSLVAYTGCGVNPARSLGAALAKKSFPPYHWIYWIGPLLGGLLGWSVWQLLVWLDYQLYVEAEKSGKSVEELRREKED